A genomic window from Silene latifolia isolate original U9 population chromosome 11, ASM4854445v1, whole genome shotgun sequence includes:
- the LOC141613897 gene encoding protein FAR1-RELATED SEQUENCE 5-like gives MDADSTDINMQTDSSTVTQPHSTPIAQEQPNPQPNNQLVLSHTSNGVFASIEAGIKFYEVYARACGFTPRKHSTKTLRGGVAHQKFVVCNRQGFRESKPKQRPRTKDDENMGDGSSTASKVTRRVKITRIGCRAYVRFALLHGLDGPTMIDEFSEVHNHRLTSKTLILDNSKLNIGAGLTFRQVKELVNRYENIGATLIDFKKFQRDIKCNIGLRDADLFIDRLEKLKVTQPQFYFAYDVDPQNRLTKFFWADATCIRNYSFFGDAVSFDPTYGTNKYDMVLHHSRC, from the exons ATGGATGCAGATTCTACCGACATTAACATGCAAACAG ACTCAAGTACTGTCACTCAACCCCATTCTACGCCAATTGCCCAAGAGCAACCCAATCCTCAACCAAATAATCAGCTTGTTCTATCTCACACGTCTAATGGAG TTTTCGCCTCCATTGAGGCTGGAATCAAGTTCTACGAGGTTTATGCTCGGGCATGTGGATTTACCCCTCGGAAGCACAGTACGAAAACACTACGAGGTGGTGTTGCACACCAAAAATTCGTAGTCTGCAACCGTCAAGGGTTCAGGGAGTCTAAACCGAAACAGCGTCCCAGAACCAAGGATGATGAGAATATGGGTGATGGTTCGTCCACAGCTAGTAAAGTTACACGGCGAGTTAAAATTACAAGAATTGGATGCCGAGCGTACGTCAGATTTGCCCTTCTACATGGCCTTGATGGCCCAACTATGATTGACGAGTTTTCTGAAGTCCACAATCATCGTCTCACCTCT AAGACGCTTATCTTGGACAACTCCAAGTTGAATATTGGCGCTGGATTGACCTTTAGACAGGTTAAGGAACTTGTCAATAGGTATGAAAATATCGGTGCTAcattgatagattttaagaaattTCAAAGAGATATCAAGTGCAACATTGGGTTAAGAGATGCTGACCTTTTCATCGATCGACTCGAGAAACTCAAAGTGACCCAACCCCAGTTCTACTTTGCCTATGATGTTGATCCGCAAAACCGTCTAACAAAGTTCTTTTGGGCTGATGCTACATGTATTAGAAACTACTCATTCTTTGGGGATGCTGTGAGCTTCGACCCTACTTACGGAACcaacaagtatgatatggttttaCACCATTCACGGTGTTAA
- the LOC141613896 gene encoding protein FAR-RED IMPAIRED RESPONSE 1-like, with product MTSPSNGPFKDFLTAMGQKEPQFMITDQCPGIKKAFPSVFKTARHRYCMWHITQKITDKVGSALYRDTDFLARFNAVVWDPDMEPSEFEEKWQKVISDFELEDNDWLTTMFDDRHHWIPAYHRDLALGCILRTTRPSRKYKFVFQAL from the exons ATGACATCTCCTTCCAATGGACCTTTCAAAGATTTCTTGACTGCCATGGGACAAAAAGAGCCGCAGTTCATGATCACGGATCAATGCCCTGGCATAAAGAAG GCTTTCCCTTCTGTTTTCAAGACAGCTAGGCATcgttattgtatgtggcatattacaCAAAAGATCACGGACAAAGTTGGTTCAGCACTCTACAGAGACACGGACTTCCTTGCTCGCTTCAACGCTGTTGTTTGGGACCCTGATATGGAGCCGTCGGAGTTCGAAGAGAAGTGGCAGAAGGTCATTTCAGATTTCGAGCTGGAagataatgattggttgactacaaTGTTCGACGACAGACACCATTGGATTCCTGCCTACCATCGTGACCTTGCCTTGGGCTGCATATTAAGAACAACACGACCATCGAGAAAGTACAAATTCGTTTTTCAAGCGCTATGA
- the LOC141613895 gene encoding protein FAR1-RELATED SEQUENCE 2-like gives MLWTSGAIHESAMIITTHSFPELKTELPIEKHGAIIYTHAVFKVFQEEVMAVDSCGVDDFEKEKHVRIIHVIDAETDRIFKVRLDLRSTDAVCECKLFERIGLLCRHIVWVYKGKGIGRIPSKLDSNGSVIEDSYMATSDNSYLCNVWSEFPQIVGVLKTLPAEHTEELASLLVEFRQKLCIEPLTKDQEMEMLLG, from the exons ATGCTATGGACCAGCGGCGCTATACACGAaagtgcgatgattataacaacCCACTCATTCCCCGAGCTTAAGACAGAATTACCTATAGAAAAGCATGGCGCTATTATATACACACATGCTGTGTTCAAGGTGTTTCAAGAAGAAGTAATGGCTGTCGATTCATGTGGTGTTGATGACTTTGAGAAGGAGAAGCATGTGCGCATAATTCATGTAATCGATGCTGAGACAGACAGAATTTTCAAGGTGAGGTTGGACCTTAGAAGCACAGATGCAGTATGCGAGTGTAAACTGTTCGAAAGAATTGGATTACTCTGCAGGCATATTGTGTGGGTGTACAAGGGCAAAGGAATTGGGCGAATACCAAGCAA GCTTGATTCGAATGGGAGTGTCATTGAGGATTCATATATGGCTACGTCTGATAACAGTTATTTGTGCAACGTATGGTCAGAGTTCCCTCAGATAGTTGGTGTTCTCAAAACTTTACCTGCTGAACACACGGAAGAGTTAGCATCCCTCCTAGTTGAGTTCCGGCAGAAGTTATGTATTGAACCGCTTACAAAAGACCAAGAGATGGAGATGCTGTTGGGCTGA